The following proteins come from a genomic window of Edaphobacter sp. 4G125:
- a CDS encoding PEP-CTERM sorting domain-containing protein translates to MSIKGIGVGSLLLFAAVVAGSPMAKADGFGLVFNGGGISGTATITVSPTGVPGVPGAYQITGISGTFSDSTLGILNASITGLVPVGLPTGIHPDGTFIPPGSQADGYGFSWDNLFYPGGNSPAVCPPDPSEPPYPFGGGMFDIYGLLFTVDGGYTVDLWSNGVIPGIGLTYGIGDALDGEVLHTFGEPFSGQSVDVVATPEPASLLLLGTGVLGTLGMIRRRLAVR, encoded by the coding sequence ATGTCGATAAAGGGAATTGGTGTTGGAAGTTTGCTCCTGTTTGCAGCTGTGGTTGCAGGTTCTCCGATGGCGAAGGCTGATGGATTTGGCCTGGTATTCAATGGCGGAGGAATCAGTGGAACGGCAACCATCACCGTTTCGCCAACAGGCGTTCCGGGCGTTCCAGGTGCATACCAGATTACAGGCATCTCGGGAACGTTTAGCGATTCCACACTGGGCATTCTGAATGCATCGATCACGGGGCTTGTTCCGGTGGGACTGCCAACAGGCATCCATCCAGATGGAACGTTTATTCCGCCAGGTTCGCAGGCAGATGGGTATGGATTTTCATGGGACAACCTGTTCTATCCGGGAGGAAACTCTCCGGCGGTTTGTCCTCCTGATCCGAGTGAACCGCCGTATCCCTTTGGCGGCGGGATGTTCGACATCTACGGTTTGTTGTTCACAGTAGACGGCGGATACACGGTGGATTTGTGGAGCAACGGCGTAATACCGGGCATCGGACTAACGTATGGCATTGGCGATGCGTTGGATGGAGAGGTGCTGCATACGTTTGGCGAACCATTCTCGGGCCAGAGCGTCGATGTGGTCGCAACACCGGAACCAGCGTCACTGCTGCTGCTAGGAACGGGTGTTCTGGGTACATTGGGGATGATACGCCGCAGGCTGGCTGTTCGATAG